A stretch of Bordetella genomosp. 13 DNA encodes these proteins:
- the sctJ gene encoding type III secretion system inner membrane ring lipoprotein SctJ, whose translation MGTSFLPSWRTLRLALAALLIALLAACGSRVTLFSASTESEANELLSTLLDAGIHAEKATTKEGVSISVDGAQVARALDILRAKGLPRERFDGMGQIFRKEGLVSSPLEERARYIYALSQELTNTLSQMDGVLAARVHVVLPERGGVGEVTTPSTAAVFIKHQTGYNLDTLQPQIRKLVTHAIPGLTEDRVSIALVSAQPSANAGQAGPTLASVLGLQVDSGSATALSVLLGFLILLVVLLAAAVGWLVWLNGLPFGPRQAQPRQRREPNSVEGQSA comes from the coding sequence ATGGGAACCTCCTTCCTGCCTTCGTGGCGCACGCTGCGGCTGGCGCTGGCGGCCCTGTTGATCGCGCTGCTGGCGGCCTGCGGATCGCGCGTCACGCTGTTCTCCGCCTCCACCGAAAGCGAGGCCAACGAACTGCTGTCCACGCTGCTCGATGCCGGCATCCACGCAGAGAAGGCCACGACCAAAGAGGGCGTGTCCATCTCGGTCGACGGCGCCCAGGTGGCGCGCGCCCTGGACATCCTGCGCGCCAAGGGCCTGCCGCGCGAGCGCTTCGACGGCATGGGGCAGATCTTCCGCAAGGAAGGCCTGGTGTCCTCGCCGCTCGAGGAACGCGCGCGCTACATCTATGCGCTGTCGCAGGAACTGACCAACACGCTGTCGCAGATGGACGGCGTCCTGGCGGCCCGCGTGCACGTCGTGCTGCCCGAGCGCGGCGGCGTGGGCGAAGTCACCACGCCTTCCACCGCCGCGGTGTTCATCAAGCACCAGACCGGCTACAACCTGGACACGCTGCAGCCGCAGATCCGCAAGCTGGTCACCCACGCCATTCCGGGCCTGACGGAAGACCGCGTATCCATCGCGCTGGTGTCCGCGCAGCCCTCGGCCAATGCCGGCCAGGCCGGCCCCACGCTGGCCAGCGTGCTGGGCCTGCAGGTCGACAGCGGCTCGGCCACCGCGCTGTCGGTGCTGCTGGGCTTCCTCATCCTGCTGGTCGTGCTGCTGGCGGCCGCGGTGGGCTGGCTGGTGTGGCTCAACGGGCTTCCTTTCGGCCCGCGCCAAGCGCAGCCGCGCCAGCGCCGCGAGCCCAATAGCGTCGAGGGCCAGTCGGCATGA
- the sctB gene encoding type III secretion system translocon subunit SctB, translated as MTITFNPNGAGGVGSLPPTGDVGDVQNLNGVKGPQAYQQIDASGEWIKNDPEAGRLRGLPPPPPDTANVRSSASMALSQLNEQAISTDIYAVMALFQKCAQEQRDAARQVRDASLAAQVQTLKNAAQEIRNAAQERMVGAIVQASFQIAGGLMQMGAGVASGIQGMKAANMQMKGAEAGKVSAMLKDASTEDGVSTRQQGVLLNEADKFAADAKMFEAKAAAPSNRSQVLNAAGMASGQIMGGIGSIVNATQERKAAEHDAKRSELEAQAKVQEAGYQQANELMQQMMDVIRDIRDKLSSIDQSRMETNRGIARNI; from the coding sequence ATGACGATTACGTTCAACCCCAATGGCGCCGGCGGCGTGGGCAGCCTGCCCCCGACCGGCGATGTCGGCGACGTCCAGAACCTGAATGGCGTGAAGGGCCCGCAGGCCTACCAGCAGATCGACGCCAGCGGCGAGTGGATCAAGAACGATCCCGAAGCCGGCCGTCTGCGCGGCCTGCCGCCGCCCCCGCCCGATACCGCCAACGTTCGCAGCTCTGCCTCCATGGCGCTGTCGCAGCTGAACGAGCAGGCGATCAGCACCGACATCTATGCGGTGATGGCGCTGTTCCAGAAATGCGCCCAAGAGCAGCGCGATGCCGCCCGCCAGGTGCGCGACGCCAGCCTGGCGGCGCAGGTGCAGACGCTCAAGAACGCCGCGCAGGAGATCCGCAATGCGGCCCAGGAGCGCATGGTCGGGGCCATCGTGCAGGCCTCTTTCCAGATCGCCGGCGGCCTGATGCAGATGGGCGCGGGCGTGGCGTCCGGGATCCAGGGCATGAAAGCGGCCAACATGCAGATGAAGGGAGCCGAGGCGGGCAAGGTCTCAGCCATGCTGAAGGATGCCTCGACGGAAGACGGCGTTTCCACCCGCCAGCAGGGCGTGCTGCTCAATGAAGCCGACAAGTTCGCGGCCGACGCGAAGATGTTCGAGGCCAAGGCGGCCGCGCCGAGCAACCGGTCGCAGGTCCTCAATGCCGCCGGCATGGCGTCGGGCCAGATCATGGGCGGCATCGGCAGCATCGTCAACGCCACGCAGGAACGCAAGGCCGCCGAGCACGACGCCAAGCGCTCCGAGCTCGAAGCCCAGGCCAAGGTGCAAGAGGCGGGCTACCAGCAAGCCAACGAATTGATGCAGCAGATGATGGACGTGATCCGCGACATCCGCGACAAGCTGAGCTCCATCGACCAGTCGCGCATGGAAACCAACCGCGGTATCGCACGCAACATCTGA
- the sctE gene encoding type III secretion system translocon subunit SctE, producing the protein MTTIQPNSPYGAALPLPDSALQPNATPPGAQIEGLKLLAELQNMVAQLEGGKGAPGVSAPTNERGAPAIAEPSKSFNASDMVDLLRSLRGKSQDAQLKAAATGVESARIAAEKNNENQMEKVKEWIEKCKEADKGGLLGKIFGWIGKIFAALAALAAVAVAAVATVATGGAAAPFLAMAVIGAIGATMALADQISQEFGGPEISIGNLIQTVVGKFLEACGVPPETAERIGRVMGGVMAIAMPVMLLVEPQLLGGMAQNIALLAGADEQTAGYIGMAVGLAAAITAGIAMAVISGGSSVGTSATKIASALVGASAQIVQGATSVATGGIGIATAIDKRDAENAIAEKKELEAAMVKLQKQMEEGREELKKVIQQIEEGLQMVTKMLAGAADSMSQVTSNIGKRAAV; encoded by the coding sequence ATGACCACCATTCAACCGAATAGCCCGTACGGCGCCGCCCTGCCGCTGCCGGATTCCGCCCTGCAGCCAAATGCCACCCCGCCGGGCGCGCAGATCGAAGGCCTGAAGCTGCTGGCCGAACTGCAGAACATGGTCGCCCAGCTCGAGGGCGGCAAAGGGGCGCCTGGCGTCAGCGCGCCGACCAATGAGCGCGGCGCGCCGGCCATCGCAGAGCCCTCCAAGTCGTTCAACGCCAGCGACATGGTCGACCTGCTGCGCAGCCTGCGCGGCAAGAGCCAGGACGCCCAGCTGAAGGCCGCGGCCACCGGCGTCGAGTCGGCCCGCATCGCCGCCGAGAAGAACAACGAGAACCAGATGGAGAAGGTCAAGGAGTGGATTGAAAAGTGCAAGGAGGCCGATAAAGGCGGCCTGCTCGGCAAGATCTTCGGCTGGATCGGCAAGATCTTCGCCGCCCTGGCGGCGCTGGCGGCCGTCGCGGTCGCGGCCGTGGCCACGGTGGCCACCGGGGGCGCCGCGGCGCCGTTCCTGGCCATGGCCGTCATCGGCGCCATCGGCGCGACGATGGCGTTGGCCGACCAGATATCGCAGGAGTTCGGCGGACCCGAGATCAGCATCGGCAACCTCATCCAGACCGTGGTCGGCAAGTTCCTCGAGGCGTGCGGCGTGCCGCCCGAAACCGCCGAGCGCATCGGCCGCGTCATGGGCGGCGTGATGGCCATCGCCATGCCGGTGATGCTGCTGGTCGAGCCGCAGCTGCTGGGCGGCATGGCGCAGAACATCGCGCTGCTGGCCGGCGCGGACGAGCAGACGGCCGGGTACATCGGCATGGCGGTCGGCCTGGCCGCGGCCATCACCGCGGGCATCGCCATGGCGGTGATCAGCGGCGGCAGCAGCGTCGGCACGTCGGCCACCAAGATCGCCAGCGCGCTGGTCGGCGCGAGCGCCCAGATCGTGCAGGGCGCCACCTCGGTCGCCACGGGCGGCATCGGCATCGCCACGGCCATCGACAAGCGCGATGCCGAAAATGCGATCGCCGAGAAAAAAGAGCTCGAGGCCGCCATGGTCAAGCTGCAGAAGCAGATGGAAGAGGGCCGCGAGGAACTCAAGAAGGTGATCCAGCAGATCGAGGAAGGCCTGCAGATGGTGACCAAGATGCTGGCTGGCGCCGCCGACAGCATGAGCCAGGTCACTTCGAACATCGGAAAGCGCGCGGCGGTATAA
- a CDS encoding HrpE/YscL family type III secretion apparatus protein has translation MAFLLPRDPLTPRRLAASVDPAARIVRAQEHAVLTEAQALLDNAHAQAAAILAGAQEAFEAERQRGYADGKEQALLDQAEKMIETVSRTVEYFAGVENEMVDLVMLAVRKVVDGFDDREKVMIVVRNALAVVRNQKQMTLRLHPQDVDAVRERINDLLAAYPGVGYLDILGDGRLVRGACILESEIGMVEASLEGQLEALRGAFQRTLGSRV, from the coding sequence ATGGCATTCCTCCTTCCCCGCGATCCACTGACACCGCGCCGCCTGGCGGCCAGCGTCGATCCCGCCGCCCGCATCGTGCGCGCGCAGGAGCACGCCGTCCTGACCGAGGCGCAGGCGCTGCTGGACAACGCCCACGCGCAGGCCGCGGCCATCCTGGCCGGCGCGCAAGAGGCCTTCGAGGCCGAACGCCAGCGCGGCTATGCCGACGGCAAGGAACAGGCGCTGCTGGACCAGGCCGAGAAGATGATCGAGACGGTCAGCCGCACGGTGGAGTACTTCGCCGGCGTCGAGAACGAGATGGTCGACCTGGTGATGCTCGCGGTGCGCAAGGTGGTCGACGGTTTCGACGACCGCGAGAAAGTGATGATCGTGGTGCGCAACGCGCTGGCCGTGGTGCGCAACCAGAAGCAGATGACGCTGCGCCTGCACCCCCAGGATGTGGACGCGGTGCGCGAGCGCATCAACGACCTGCTGGCCGCCTATCCCGGCGTGGGCTACCTGGATATCCTGGGCGACGGCCGCCTGGTGCGCGGCGCCTGCATCCTCGAGAGCGAGATCGGCATGGTCGAGGCGAGCCTGGAAGGCCAGCTCGAGGCCCTGCGCGGCGCGTTCCAGCGCACGCTGGGCAGCCGGGTGTAG
- a CDS encoding SycD/LcrH family type III secretion system chaperone → MSQTATAVRSEFGEQLYQGLEALPSSRRFTAEQLEVIYALAYAQVTQGKYAEALPMFSILAVYGPTRKHYMMGLALCLQMCARYEEAIRIYSAVGTLFPEGPEASLGVAECLLALGLTAEAAEELEMVQRYIAESGQYPEARARAQALSDLARREAVV, encoded by the coding sequence ATGTCCCAGACCGCTACCGCCGTGCGCAGCGAATTCGGCGAACAGCTCTACCAGGGCCTGGAGGCGCTGCCCTCCAGCCGGCGCTTCACCGCCGAACAGCTCGAGGTGATCTACGCGCTGGCCTACGCCCAGGTCACGCAGGGCAAGTACGCCGAAGCGCTGCCCATGTTCTCGATCCTGGCCGTGTACGGCCCGACCCGCAAGCACTACATGATGGGCCTGGCCCTGTGCCTGCAGATGTGCGCGCGCTACGAAGAAGCCATCCGCATCTACTCGGCGGTGGGCACGCTGTTCCCCGAAGGCCCCGAGGCCTCGCTGGGCGTGGCCGAGTGCCTGCTGGCCTTGGGCCTGACGGCCGAGGCGGCCGAAGAGCTGGAGATGGTCCAGCGCTACATCGCCGAATCGGGGCAGTACCCCGAGGCGCGGGCGCGGGCGCAGGCGCTGTCCGACCTGGCACGCCGCGAGGCCGTCGTCTGA
- the sctQ gene encoding type III secretion system cytoplasmic ring protein SctQ, which translates to MDPMIPVSAPPVALPRLTANEARALTLIARHGADFTVELPPAEGAGADAVPSTWRVGFTAGAVEALRQSADWQAGLEWAGATLRLALPRNAPDAWLAARLPGFAPGPLPDPLRAAALETLLQEIVAALTRVSPGGPVHVRALEDGESVRLPHVWTLTLRSAASGEVCYAVLEADGLGLMLLAGLIGKATPSGNDVATDALPVTLRATLGAAVLTAAELRTLRPRDVVLLDEYLVSPQGELWLAIPQGQALRVRAEQSTYIVTQGWTSLMTQTPTPAGEGQAAAEPLDLDAIPVRLTFDLGERSLTLAELRRLQPGETFDLQRPLADGPVMIRANGALLGTGALVEVDGRVGVTIATLGKEQA; encoded by the coding sequence ATGGACCCCATGATCCCCGTTTCGGCCCCGCCCGTGGCCTTGCCTCGCCTGACCGCCAACGAGGCGCGGGCGTTGACGCTGATCGCCCGCCATGGCGCCGACTTCACGGTGGAGCTGCCGCCGGCCGAAGGCGCGGGCGCCGACGCCGTACCGTCCACATGGCGCGTCGGCTTCACCGCCGGTGCCGTGGAGGCGCTGCGCCAGTCCGCCGATTGGCAGGCCGGGCTCGAATGGGCCGGCGCCACGCTGCGCCTGGCGCTGCCGCGCAACGCTCCGGATGCCTGGCTGGCCGCGCGCCTGCCCGGCTTCGCGCCCGGTCCGCTGCCCGATCCGCTGCGCGCCGCCGCCCTGGAAACCCTGCTGCAGGAGATCGTCGCGGCCCTGACGCGCGTCTCGCCCGGCGGCCCGGTCCACGTGCGTGCGCTGGAGGACGGCGAGTCCGTCCGCCTGCCGCACGTCTGGACCCTGACCCTGCGTTCCGCCGCCAGCGGCGAGGTCTGCTATGCCGTGCTCGAGGCCGACGGCCTGGGCCTGATGCTGCTGGCGGGCCTGATCGGCAAGGCGACCCCCTCGGGCAATGACGTGGCCACGGACGCGCTGCCGGTGACGCTGCGCGCCACGCTGGGCGCCGCCGTGCTGACCGCCGCCGAACTGCGCACCCTGCGTCCGCGCGACGTGGTGCTGCTGGACGAGTACCTGGTCAGCCCGCAGGGCGAGCTGTGGCTCGCCATCCCCCAGGGCCAGGCGCTGCGCGTGCGCGCCGAACAATCTACCTACATCGTCACCCAAGGCTGGACCTCGCTCATGACCCAGACTCCCACCCCCGCCGGCGAAGGCCAGGCCGCTGCCGAACCGCTCGATCTCGACGCCATCCCCGTGCGTCTCACCTTCGACCTGGGCGAACGCAGCCTGACGCTGGCCGAACTGCGCCGCCTGCAGCCTGGCGAAACCTTCGACCTGCAGCGGCCCCTGGCCGACGGCCCGGTCATGATCCGCGCCAACGGCGCGCTGCTGGGCACCGGCGCGTTGGTCGAGGTCGATGGCCGCGTCGGCGTCACCATCGCGACGCTGGGCAAGGAGCAGGCATGA
- a CDS encoding type III secretion protein: MSVFKELLAIKRFREGQAELAVSRQRQLHADAEAARERAEQSLRQYRQWAQQRETDMYQDLCSRTVRVREIEDVLLGVSDLRQGEQREADQVDQARKQLEREAEALVARRKDHRDASKMTEKFVELAQLHLDAHLKELERKEDLEMEEAASVARDRDDWEQHEEYEPA; the protein is encoded by the coding sequence ATGTCCGTATTCAAGGAGCTGCTGGCGATCAAGCGCTTCCGAGAGGGACAGGCCGAACTGGCCGTCTCGCGGCAGCGCCAGCTGCATGCCGATGCCGAAGCCGCGCGCGAGCGCGCCGAGCAGTCGCTGCGGCAATACCGCCAGTGGGCGCAGCAGCGCGAGACAGACATGTACCAGGACCTGTGCAGCCGCACGGTGCGGGTACGCGAGATCGAGGACGTGCTGCTGGGCGTGTCCGACCTGCGCCAGGGAGAGCAGCGCGAGGCGGACCAGGTGGACCAGGCCCGCAAGCAGCTCGAGCGCGAGGCCGAGGCCCTGGTCGCGCGCCGCAAGGACCATCGCGATGCGAGCAAGATGACCGAGAAGTTCGTCGAGCTGGCCCAGCTGCACCTGGACGCGCACCTGAAAGAGCTGGAGCGCAAGGAAGACCTCGAGATGGAAGAGGCCGCCTCGGTGGCGCGCGACCGCGACGACTGGGAACAGCACGAGGAGTACGAGCCGGCATGA
- the sctN gene encoding type III secretion system ATPase SctN, which produces MRQFDYITEMMEMALQDTSTLRIKGRVTQVVGTIIKAVVPTVKVGEVCILRNPGEDFEMKGEVVGFARDAALLTPIGDMYGISSATEVIPTGRAHMVPVGNGLLGRVLDGLGRPLDEAELGPLEANKFYPVFAEAPDPLTRRIIKDPLELGVRALDGVLTCGEGQRMGIFAAAGGGKSTLMGMLVKGAAVDVTVVALIGERGREVREFLEHELGPEGRRKSVIVCATSDKSSMERAKAAYVATAIAEYFRDQGKRVLFLMDSVTRFARAQREIGLAAGEPPTRRGYPPSVFATLPKLMERVGMNQHGSITALYTVLVEGDDMTEPIADETRSILDGHIVLSRRLGAANHYPAIDVLASASRVMNAVITPEHKKLAGRIRELMAKYQEVELLVKIGEYKRGGDAVTDEAIDKIEAINTFLKQRTDERTTLPQALERMAAIVGVR; this is translated from the coding sequence ATGCGGCAATTCGACTACATCACCGAAATGATGGAAATGGCGTTGCAGGACACGTCGACCTTGCGCATCAAGGGGCGTGTCACGCAAGTCGTGGGCACCATCATCAAGGCGGTGGTGCCCACCGTGAAGGTGGGCGAGGTCTGCATCCTGCGCAATCCCGGCGAGGACTTCGAGATGAAGGGCGAGGTCGTGGGCTTCGCGCGCGACGCGGCCCTGCTCACCCCCATCGGCGACATGTACGGCATCTCGTCGGCCACCGAAGTCATCCCCACGGGCCGCGCCCACATGGTGCCGGTGGGCAACGGCCTGCTGGGCCGCGTGCTGGACGGCCTGGGCCGCCCGCTGGACGAGGCCGAGCTGGGGCCGCTGGAGGCCAACAAGTTCTACCCCGTGTTCGCCGAGGCGCCGGACCCGCTGACGCGCCGCATCATCAAAGACCCGCTCGAACTGGGCGTGCGCGCGCTGGACGGCGTGCTGACCTGCGGCGAGGGCCAGCGCATGGGCATCTTCGCGGCCGCCGGCGGCGGCAAGTCCACTCTGATGGGCATGCTGGTGAAGGGCGCCGCCGTCGACGTCACCGTGGTGGCGCTGATCGGCGAACGCGGCCGCGAGGTGCGCGAGTTCCTGGAGCACGAGCTCGGTCCCGAGGGGCGCCGCAAGAGCGTGATCGTGTGCGCCACCAGCGACAAGTCCTCGATGGAGCGCGCCAAGGCCGCCTACGTGGCCACCGCCATCGCCGAATACTTCCGCGACCAAGGCAAGCGCGTCCTGTTCCTGATGGATTCGGTCACCCGTTTCGCCCGCGCGCAGCGCGAGATCGGCCTGGCCGCCGGCGAGCCGCCCACGCGGCGCGGCTACCCGCCGTCGGTGTTCGCCACGCTGCCCAAGCTGATGGAGCGGGTCGGCATGAACCAGCACGGCTCCATCACGGCGCTGTACACCGTGCTGGTCGAGGGCGACGACATGACGGAACCCATCGCCGACGAGACCCGCTCGATCCTGGACGGCCACATCGTGCTGTCGCGCCGCCTGGGCGCAGCCAATCACTATCCCGCCATCGACGTGCTGGCCTCGGCCAGCCGCGTGATGAACGCGGTGATCACGCCCGAGCACAAGAAGCTGGCGGGGCGCATCCGTGAACTGATGGCCAAGTACCAGGAAGTCGAGCTGCTGGTGAAGATCGGCGAATACAAGCGCGGCGGCGACGCCGTCACCGACGAGGCCATCGACAAGATCGAGGCCATCAACACCTTCCTGAAACAGCGCACCGACGAGCGCACGACCCTGCCGCAGGCGCTCGAGCGCATGGCGGCCATCGTGGGAGTGCGCTGA
- the btc22 gene encoding Btc22 family type III secretion system chaperone — protein MSQKTPEQIISEAQALVAEAERTLNASTEFFRSQGLDPEKARAVLASQIGAKETAEAEALFRKDLEDIDREVAEELARASFANAARAGSGVRRARPMV, from the coding sequence ATGTCGCAGAAGACCCCCGAACAGATCATCAGCGAAGCCCAGGCACTGGTGGCCGAGGCCGAGCGCACGCTGAACGCCAGCACCGAGTTCTTCCGCTCGCAGGGCCTCGATCCGGAAAAGGCGCGCGCGGTGCTGGCCAGCCAGATCGGCGCCAAAGAGACCGCCGAAGCCGAAGCGCTGTTTCGCAAGGACCTGGAAGACATCGACCGCGAGGTGGCTGAGGAACTGGCGCGCGCCAGCTTCGCCAACGCGGCGCGCGCCGGCAGCGGCGTACGCCGTGCGCGTCCGATGGTTTGA
- a CDS encoding SycD/LcrH family type III secretion system chaperone gives MSAHQDTDADLTPEDAAKMVQDLGALWRNGGTLGQAMNISEEECEALYAYGHALYQQGKYADAMKMFAQATAYNHMESRYQMAFGGAAQMLGRYEDALRQYAIVTVMSLDDPAPVYHSAECLLALGRVPEAAESLAMAVDLCRRPEHAAVKARASAMLQAVRARMQ, from the coding sequence ATGAGCGCACACCAAGATACCGATGCCGACCTGACTCCTGAAGACGCGGCCAAGATGGTCCAGGATCTCGGCGCCCTGTGGCGCAACGGCGGTACTTTGGGCCAGGCCATGAACATTTCCGAAGAGGAATGCGAAGCCCTGTACGCGTATGGTCATGCCCTGTACCAGCAGGGCAAGTACGCCGACGCCATGAAGATGTTCGCGCAAGCGACGGCGTACAACCACATGGAGTCGCGCTACCAGATGGCGTTCGGCGGCGCGGCCCAGATGCTGGGCCGCTACGAGGACGCGCTGCGGCAGTACGCGATCGTCACGGTGATGAGCCTGGACGATCCGGCGCCCGTCTATCACAGCGCGGAGTGCCTGCTGGCGTTGGGCCGCGTACCCGAAGCCGCCGAGTCGCTGGCCATGGCCGTCGACCTGTGCCGGCGCCCCGAGCACGCCGCCGTCAAGGCGCGCGCCTCGGCCATGCTGCAGGCCGTCCGGGCCAGGATGCAATAA
- a CDS encoding SctK family type III secretion system sorting platform protein: MSHSGALFGARLTEFNLLPSRTLHPTRHAEFEAPQPAAGPLPVSLEAAWHRQWSRQILRRLGLHDQPVRDAQRPELALALLPPEPLARCAQWLGVALCGPRLRRAIAGADVRRLLDGLGADAMAFARQSATTLHPGIAGCVSFSADDTVAAVARLGRATLMEALRGGGPELARRAELKLPAGPTGDAPLPARESLALALDVLKITEPTWHSSFPAIH, encoded by the coding sequence ATGAGCCATTCCGGTGCGCTGTTCGGGGCAAGGTTGACCGAGTTCAACCTGCTGCCCAGCCGCACGCTGCATCCTACCCGGCACGCCGAGTTCGAGGCGCCGCAGCCGGCCGCCGGGCCGCTGCCCGTGTCGCTCGAGGCGGCCTGGCATCGTCAATGGTCGCGGCAGATCCTGCGGCGCCTGGGCCTGCATGACCAGCCCGTGCGCGATGCGCAACGTCCCGAACTGGCCTTGGCGCTGCTGCCCCCCGAACCGCTGGCGCGCTGCGCGCAATGGCTGGGCGTGGCCCTGTGCGGCCCGCGCCTGCGCCGCGCCATCGCGGGCGCCGACGTGCGCCGCCTGCTCGACGGCCTCGGGGCCGACGCCATGGCGTTCGCGCGCCAGTCCGCCACGACGCTGCATCCCGGCATCGCCGGCTGCGTGTCATTCAGCGCCGACGACACGGTCGCCGCCGTGGCGCGCCTGGGGCGCGCCACGCTGATGGAAGCGCTGCGCGGCGGCGGCCCCGAACTGGCCCGGCGCGCCGAATTGAAACTGCCCGCCGGCCCGACCGGCGATGCGCCGCTGCCGGCCCGCGAATCCCTCGCGCTGGCGCTGGACGTATTGAAGATCACCGAACCCACATGGCATTCCTCCTTCCCCGCGATCCACTGA
- the sctW gene encoding type III secretion system gatekeeper subunit SctW: MNRIDGSLPQGFSSLTSQADAGHAQSRAGTLMGEKTVALQGEISLGDAAEELSLHMAEKTEDKHHAERKVKADKPPELLDTSEIVDALAHGKDGDAQEKLEELLKKLMSGQGSPRQLAGQAFGDISQQYLGLQYALRQGERDGADPELLEAIRDALADMEIESGPEIRAGLNSLETAGQFADDAAGVARFQGAYRDLVLGEQSLGKTLDMALERFGSEDVARGLAQLTAALGHDLAAARPSTDANRLQALVSDLYQLEVAATVLENCNELADKVQKATGNRPDATRLMRDLVAVSGEKWVSESRFSGIAAQHGVVSLEGRIVFLTGIKSMLREMPVQIFPDPDTRLSIINASQEALDIAIDEEDQQ; encoded by the coding sequence ATGAATCGCATCGACGGATCGCTGCCCCAGGGCTTTTCCTCGCTGACCTCGCAGGCCGACGCCGGCCACGCGCAGTCGCGCGCGGGGACACTGATGGGCGAGAAGACCGTGGCGCTGCAGGGCGAGATCTCGCTGGGCGACGCCGCCGAGGAACTCAGCCTGCACATGGCCGAGAAGACCGAGGACAAGCATCACGCCGAGCGCAAGGTCAAGGCCGACAAGCCGCCCGAGCTGCTGGACACCAGCGAGATCGTCGACGCGCTGGCCCATGGCAAGGACGGCGACGCGCAGGAAAAACTCGAGGAGCTGCTCAAGAAGCTGATGAGCGGCCAGGGCTCGCCGCGCCAGCTGGCGGGCCAGGCGTTCGGCGACATTTCGCAGCAGTACCTGGGATTGCAGTACGCCCTGCGGCAGGGCGAACGCGACGGCGCCGACCCCGAACTGCTCGAGGCCATCCGCGACGCGCTGGCCGACATGGAGATCGAGAGCGGCCCCGAGATCCGCGCCGGACTGAACAGCCTCGAGACCGCCGGCCAGTTCGCGGACGACGCGGCTGGGGTGGCGCGCTTCCAGGGCGCCTACCGCGACCTGGTGCTGGGCGAGCAGTCGCTGGGCAAGACGCTGGACATGGCCCTGGAACGCTTCGGCAGCGAAGACGTCGCGCGCGGCCTGGCCCAGCTGACCGCCGCGCTGGGACACGACCTGGCCGCCGCCCGTCCGTCCACCGATGCCAACCGGCTGCAGGCGCTGGTCTCCGACCTGTACCAGCTCGAAGTGGCCGCGACGGTGCTGGAAAACTGCAACGAACTGGCCGACAAGGTGCAGAAGGCCACGGGCAACCGCCCTGACGCCACCCGCCTGATGCGCGACCTGGTGGCCGTGAGCGGCGAGAAGTGGGTGTCCGAGTCGCGCTTTTCCGGCATCGCCGCGCAGCACGGCGTGGTGTCCCTCGAAGGCCGCATCGTCTTCCTGACCGGCATCAAGAGCATGCTGCGCGAGATGCCGGTGCAGATCTTTCCCGATCCCGACACCCGACTATCCATCATCAATGCCTCGCAGGAAGCGCTGGACATTGCCATCGACGAGGAAGACCAGCAATGA
- the sctI gene encoding type III secretion system inner rod subunit SctI: MEIAALSAALAASLPAATPPAAPSPLATERFNALMNAPEAAAMPAAVPELTGVQAALQSAFAVESAPSLPSLGGQILSSLQSTATDFSQRWQGIASGLDQMATAPNIGDMLRVQSEMLQVSVQYELVGKAVSRTTQNIDTLVRMS; the protein is encoded by the coding sequence ATGGAAATCGCCGCGCTATCCGCCGCACTGGCGGCGTCGCTTCCGGCCGCCACGCCGCCCGCCGCGCCGTCGCCGCTTGCCACCGAGCGGTTCAATGCGCTGATGAACGCACCCGAGGCCGCGGCGATGCCGGCGGCCGTGCCCGAGCTGACCGGCGTGCAGGCCGCGCTGCAATCGGCATTCGCCGTCGAAAGCGCGCCCAGCCTGCCTTCGCTGGGCGGCCAGATCCTGTCCAGCCTGCAGTCCACGGCGACCGATTTCTCGCAGCGCTGGCAGGGCATCGCGTCCGGCCTGGACCAGATGGCCACCGCGCCCAACATCGGCGACATGCTGCGCGTGCAGAGCGAGATGCTGCAGGTCTCGGTGCAGTACGAACTGGTGGGCAAGGCCGTGTCTCGCACCACGCAGAACATCGATACGCTGGTCAGGATGTCGTGA